From Vitis vinifera cultivar Pinot Noir 40024 chromosome 3, ASM3070453v1, the proteins below share one genomic window:
- the LOC100262316 gene encoding peptidyl-prolyl cis-trans isomerase CYP40, with product MGRPRCYLDISIGEELEGRVVVELYNDIVPRTAENFRALCTGEKGIGPNTGVPLHYKGVCFHRVIRGFMIQGGDISAGNGTGGESIYGLKFEDENFELKHERKGMLSMANSGANTNGSQFFITTTRTSHLDGKHVVFGKVVKGMGVVRSIEHVTTGDNDCPTVNVLIADCGEIPEGVDNGVSNFFKDGDTYPDWPADLDENPNDLSWWTNAVDSVKAFGNEHFKKQDYKMALRKYRKALRYLDICWEKEGIDEEKSSCLRKTKSLIFTNSSACKLKLGDLKGALLDTDFAMRDEENNVKALYRQGQAYMALNDIDAAAESFKKALELEPNDGGIKRELAAAKKKIADRREQERKAYSRMFQ from the exons atgggGAGGCCAAGATGCTATCTTGACATAAGCATAGGGGAAGAGCTGGAAGGGAGAGTAGTGGTGGAGCTTTACAACGACATCGTTCCGAGGACGGCCGAGAATTTCAGGGCTCTCTGTACTGGCGAAAAGGGCATTGGTCCCAACACTGGTGTCCCTCTTCACTACAAG GGAGTTTGTTTTCATCGTGTTATTAGAGGGTTTATGATACAAGGTGGAGATATTTCTGCTGGGAATGGTACTGGTGGTGAATCCATCTATGGTCTGAAATTTGAAGACGAGAATTTTGAATTGAAGCATGAAAGGAAAGGAATGCTGTCAATGGCCAATAGTGGTGCTAACACAAATGGGTCTCAATTCTTCATCACAACAACTCGCACTTCTCATCTAGATGGTAAACATGTTGTATTTGGGAAGGTAGTTAAAGGAATGGGAGTTGTTCGTTCAATTGAGCATGTCACTACTGGTGATAATGATTGTCCCACAGTCAATGTCCTCATTGCGGATTGTGGAGAAATTCCTGAGGGAGTTGATAATGGGgtttctaattttttcaaaGATGGTGATACTTATCCTGATTGGCCAGCAGACCTTGATGAGAATCCTAATGACCTCTCTTGGTGGACAAATGCCGTAGATTCTGTGAAGGCTTTTGGGAATGAACATTTCAAG AAGCAAGACTATAAAATGGCACTCAGGAAATATCGGAAGGCTTTACGCTATTTGGATATATGCTGGGAGAAAGAAGGGATTGATGAAG AGAAGAGCTCATGTTTGAGAAAAACAAAGTCACTGATATTTACAAACAGTTCT GCTTGTAAACTGAAATTAGGAGATTTGAAAGGAGCCTTGTTGGACACAGACTTTGCAATGCGTGATGAGGAGAACAATGTGAAAGCTTTATATCGCCAAGGCCAG GCATACATGGCACTTAATGACATAGATGCTGCAGCAGAAAGTTTCAAGAAGGCGCTGGAACTAGAGCCAAATGATG GGGGGATAAAAAGGGAACTTGCTGCAGCTAAGAAGAAG ATTGCTGATAGACGTGAGCAGGAGAGAAAGGCATATTCAAGGATGTTCCAATAG
- the LOC100253702 gene encoding uncharacterized protein LOC100253702, with translation MGQKKGVRTISQAAFDELVRENMEDLGMEPAEALEDALQTLTLQGVDLSGIVACVPGDGSVGDNPVIQSLDRLKQLDSDWVGFGEMVEVFDKLTELCSIEGSDNAAIATRNGGVEVVCSVCSKIRVGCEGDSVLVSGLTTMASLLHDVQSTETFQKIGGPKIVVGVLNDASQNVDILNSGFSVVAAAATGNEILKESFMDLQIDELIIQIMKSHGRGRVHSIYDAICVLLTPDDNRVVASQVYGYARRFAKAGIAGALVESLGEGLRSPSLVSASIALKAVAVNDEICKSIAESGGIDAVLRCIDDSGEQGNKTVARACCSLLSKLAGSDANKSTIVEKGGMDRLIKLSARFSDDPSVLQEVMPIFCVLSLRSPDNAARAVEAGAGDLAIQAMQKFPAAQQMQRNSCLMIRNLVVRNQENRTLLLSNGIEKIIRKAKENHESCKDAANDALRDLGLDYNS, from the exons ATGGGTCAAAAGAAGGGCGTCCGTACGATCTCCCAAGCCGCTTTCGACGAGTTGGTGAGAGAGAACATGGAAGACTTAGGCATGGAGCCCGCTGAAGCCCTCGAAGACGCCCTGCAAACCCTAACCCTCCAGGGCGTCGACCTCTCCG GCATTGTCGCGTGTGTTCCTGGAGACGGCAGTGTTGGGGACAATCCAGTGATTCAGTCTTTGGATCGGTTGAAGCAATTGGATTCTGATTGGGTGGGCTTTGGAGAGATGGTGGAGGTGTTTGATAAGCTAACCGAGTTGTGTTCGATTGAGGGATCCGACAATGCGGCGATTGCGACGAGGAATGGGGGTGTGGAAGTGGTGTGTTCTGTTTGTTCAAAGATTCGGGTGGGGTGTGAAGGTGATTCGGTTCTTGTTTCTGGGTTGACGACAATGGCATCATTGCTTCACG ATGTTCAAAGTACAGAAACATTTCAAAAGATTGGCGGACCAAAAATTGTGGTGGGTGTCCTGAATGATGCCAGTCAAAATGTAGACATCTTGAACAGTGGTTTCTCTGTTGTTGCTGCGGCTGCAACTGGTAATGAGATTCTGAAGGAATCATTCATGGACTTGCAAATTGATGAGCTCATCATCCAAATTATGAAGAGCCATGGTAGAGGCAGAGTCCACAGCATATATGATGCTATATGTGTTCTGTTAACACCTGATGATAATCGTGTCGTGGCTTCCCAA GTTTATGGTTATGCTCGAAGATTTGCCAAAGCTGGAATTGCAGGAGCTCTTGTAGAATCACTTGGTGAAGGGCTTCGTTCACCTAGTCTGGTTTCAGCAAGCATTGCATTAAAGGCTGTTGCTGTCAAT GATGAAATCTGTAAATCCATTGCTGAAAGTGGAGGTATAGATGCAGTGCTCCGATGCATTGATGACAGTGGTGAACAAGGCAACAAAACTGTAGCCAGAGCTTGCTGTTCTTTGTTATCTAAg TTGGCAGGAAGCGACGCAAATAAGAGTACTATAGTTGAGAAGGGTGGAATGGATAGGCTAATCAAACTCTCTGCCAGATTTTCTGATGACCCTTCTGTTCTGCAAGAG GTTATGCCCATTTTTTGTGTCCTTTCATTGAGATCACCAGACAATGCAGCCCGTGCTGTTGAGGCTGGTGCTGGAGACCTTGCCATCCAGGCCATGCAGAAGTTTCCTGCAGCACAACAGATGCAGAGGAACTCTTGTCTCATGATCCGAAACCTTGTGGTCAGGAACCAAGAAAACAG AACCCTTTTGCTCAGTAATGGCATTGAGAAGATAATAAGAAAAGCCAAAGAAAACCATGAAAGTTGCAAAGATGCTGCTAATGACGCACTGAGGGATCTGGGTCTTGACTACAATTCATAG